The sequence AATCTTAGCTGAGAAAGAATTCACTCACCCTAAAAAAATCAGTGGATGTCAGTCACTTCATACTCAGTACAAACATGTAAGTATCAATGGTTTATGAATGCTCTCATTACATTGTTTACCATTTATTTAGACACCTAAATAATGCCCACAACTTACTATATAAATTGCATATTATTGAGAAATAAGGCACAATTGCAGTCATAATTTAATTACAGCTGAAAATTTAATTAACTAGCTAGTAACCTTGTTCTTCTCCTTCCTGGCACTTAGCACAATTAtacttaattaatttttgtaattattaattTAGTCTGTGTCCatgattaaattataaaaacCGAAGGAACAGAACTTgtgcttttgtatttctgtttcagACAGGTGTCTGATGTCTCGCACAGACCGTGGCACACAGCAGGGGCTTAGAGATACTGATTTAAACTTGACCCAGACTGTTGGGCACAAGAGCTACGTGAGAGGACTAGGCAGAGACCCAGATCTGAACCCCAGAGAAGACACAAGGAGCAAATGAGTTCAGACTTTTAGGCATCGACCCCTAGGCACTCCTCTTGGTCTCAAGTGTCTTCTTTGGCCACCCCACACTGGacactttcctttcttccttgctttccacTTGTCCTTCCCTCCTTTTTTGCTTTCCTACCTCCCTTAcctagttttcctttctcttttacttccttttttctttcctatcatccttcctcccttctctccaccacCTTTTCCTCTATCTTTCCTTTTACACTGATGGCTTACATCCTATGTAATTGTAACTGTGTTGGATCCTAGTAAAAGGACGACCAGCAGGGGACTTCATCCTTGAGTCCACCGTGAGAACTCAAATCTCCTTTTCCCTCTGGCCTCATGGCACTGTCCCCTCAGCACCTAGGTTAGGAACCTGAGGGGAGGTGCCCCACTCCCAGCTCCAGTCCTGGCCCATGgcttaatcccagactcctagaGAGACCTTTACGTGCCCTTCCCTGCCTCTGCTCCTGCCTTGGCAGCCTGACCCGCCTGCTCCATGGGGAGGGAAAACCTCACCTGGGTCAGTGAGTTTGTCCTACTGGGCCTCTCCGGGGACAGGCAGACCCAGGCTGGCCTGTTTGTCCTGTTTGGGGCCGCCTATCTGCTGACCTTGCTGGGCAACGGGCTCATCCTCGTCCTGATCCGGCTGGATCCCCGCCTCCAGCtgcccatgtacttcttcctcggCAACCTCTCTGTAGTGGACATCTGCTACACCTCCAGCGGGGTTCCCCAGATGCTGGCGCACTTCCTCCTGGAGAAGAAGACCATCTCCTCCGCCCGATGTGGTACCCAGCACTTCTTCTCACTGGCCCTGGGGGGCACCGAGTTCTTGCTGCTGGCCGCCATGGCCTATGATCGCTATGTGGCCGTCTGCGATCCCCTGCGCTACGCGGCCGTCATGGGGCTGCAGCTCTGCGCAGGGCTGGCCGCCGTCTCCTGGCTCGTGGGCCTGGCGAATGCGGCGGTGGAGACCGCGGTCACCGTGCGTCTGCCCACCTGTGGGCGCCACGTGCTGAACCACGTGGCCTGTGAGACGCTGGCGCTCGTCAGGTTGGCCTGCGTGGACGTCACCCTCAACCAGGTGGTCATAGTGGCGTCCAGCGTGGTGGTGCTTTTGGCGCCCTGCTGCCTGGTTGCGCTGTCCTACGCCCGCATCGTGGCCGCCGTCCTGCGGATCCGCTCCAGCGGGGGGCGCCGCAAAGCCTTCGGGACCTGCGCCTCGCACCTCACCGTGGTCTCCATGTCTTACGGCATGGCCCTGGTTACCTACATGCAGCCCCGCTCCACCGCCTCCGCCGAGCAGGACAAGGTGGT is a genomic window of Odocoileus virginianus isolate 20LAN1187 ecotype Illinois chromosome 1, Ovbor_1.2, whole genome shotgun sequence containing:
- the LOC110139591 gene encoding olfactory receptor 2F1-like; the encoded protein is MGRENLTWVSEFVLLGLSGDRQTQAGLFVLFGAAYLLTLLGNGLILVLIRLDPRLQLPMYFFLGNLSVVDICYTSSGVPQMLAHFLLEKKTISSARCGTQHFFSLALGGTEFLLLAAMAYDRYVAVCDPLRYAAVMGLQLCAGLAAVSWLVGLANAAVETAVTVRLPTCGRHVLNHVACETLALVRLACVDVTLNQVVIVASSVVVLLAPCCLVALSYARIVAAVLRIRSSGGRRKAFGTCASHLTVVSMSYGMALVTYMQPRSTASAEQDKVVVLFYAVVTPMLNPLIYSLRNKEIKAALTRVLTRSSQSKR